The window ATCAAGTATAAAGTATGTTATTTAACACATCgaaattataattaatgcagTGATATATAAGGTACTTTACcttttctttgtaattgttgCAAAGggcactttttaaaagtgttttaagtgTAAGGTGACGAAAGCGTCTCTAAGTCAGGTGGCCATTTTTGTTAATGGTGTATAATTTGCATATATGTGCTGAACCTTGTGTTTAATTCCTCCAGATGCTGCAGAAGACTCGGTGAAGACCGGCGACCCGTCTCCTGCGTCCGTGGCGAACGGGAATCCTAGTCCAGCTGAAAACGATGAAGAGGAGGCTGTGAAGCAGGCCTTCATCACGCTGCCGTCTCCTCAGAAGAGCTCCGTCCTGCAGGTCTTCAGAAAGGTGCGCTGTGTTTCTTCAGAAGCTCTGGCAGCCTGCGCTTCGCTCCGGATCTCCTAACACTGAGTCCTTGTCTCTAGATCTGGGTTATGGCCTTCTGCGTGACGTTTGTGTTCACCGTCACACTGTCTGTGTTTCCTGCGGTTACGGTGGATGTCAAAACTCTGTACGGGGGAAAATGGGGTACGaaacatacatgcatttatttattgtaattatgacTGCCGATCCATAAAAAAGCAAATCCTAGCCctaaaaggaaatatttttaagcacagttttattatataataaacagattttatatatatatataaaactatactttattattaatttatttttgtttaaagcaagacaggttaatttatttttgttaaagcaGATTGATCAACAGAttgatcaaagaaaaaaaaaaaagatttaagcataaatataataagtgTATTACtgctttaaacagaaaacataaactttttttttttttctttaaataattttatttaatttgaaagcaGTGCACATTCATCACTTTCAGATTAAAATCATTTCACAACAGATGATTTTAAAGCTGATCAGATGATAAACGCTGCCATCTGGTGGATCTCTTCACCTGCACGCTCTTCTTTACCTCCTTATTTCTTTCAGAAAGGTACTTCATTCCTGTggtctgttttctcttctttaaTGTGATGGACTTCTTCGGCAGAACGGTCACGTTAGTCTCTAAGTGGGTGAGTGAGGTATTCTATCATTCGTTCGTTGCTCGCTGCGTTGGTTTCGCCTCATTTTGTCTCGCcggatgcaaaaataaatatttcctgcTTTCTTACAGATGATTTTAGACCTGAGTGGAAGTTAACAGCACCTGTACAGTGCCCTTCCTTAGAATTGATCAAAGCATGCtgatttttacttatttaatgaaaaataaattctttaatatatttaaataaatattcttaaatctatttataatacatactCTACTGTTCAAGGTttagggatatatatatatatatatacatacttttctatttcaaatacattttctatttaattatctgtatatttctgtgaatatttataatttccTGCGGTTGAATGAAAGAGAAAGTCATTCAGATGGCGTGTGTCCCGCAGCCCTCCAGAGACAGCCGCTTGTTCCCGGCGCTGGTGGTCTGTCGAGTGATCTTCGTTCCTCTGCTCATGATGTGTAACGTTCAGGAGAGGAACTACACGCCGGTGCTCTTCTCAAACGACGCCATGTTTGCTGCCATCATGGTGTTGTTCTCCGTGTCCAGCGGATACTTTGTGTGTCTGTCCATGACGTACGCCCCGcagtgagtacacacacacacacacacacacacacacacacacacacacacacacacacacacaaacacgcacagagacacacacagacggacagacactcacacactcactcgcagacacacacgcacacacagacgcacacacagagacacacacacacactctcacgcacgcacagagacacagacggacagacactcactcgcagacacacacacactcacacacacacagagacacacacacacactctcacacacacacacacacgcacagagacacacacagacggacagacactcacacacactcactcgcagacacacacactcacacacactcactcgcagacacacacacacacacacacactcacacgcacacacagagacacacacacacactctcacacacactcacacacacacacacacacacacacacgcacagagacacacacagacggacagacactcatacacactcactcgcactcgcagacacacacacacacacgcacagagacacacacactcactcactcgcgCTAAACAAACTTTAAGACGCGGTGAATCCTCTGAtgtttttcttccctctctttCCAGACTTGTGGAGCCTAAAGATGGCGAGACGGCCGGCGCGCTGATGACGTTTTTCCTGGCTCTGGGTTTGTCTTTAGGAGCGGCGGTGTCCTTTCCTCTGCGTTTCCTGATCTAACTGTCGTTTCTAGATTCGAGATGCGAACACAGACAGAAACGGCACGCGGTTCTAAAGGGACAAACGGAGCTTAAAGGGACGGACGCAAAAAAATGGAAGATTTTCTATTATAACGGTAGCTTTCGTCACTGCCATAGTTACAGCCGGGGGTTGCACAATATATCAAATGTTTTTGCTATCATTGACAACACGGTCATTAACAGAGTGTAGGTTTCATTGAACGCAAACGCTGGTTGGTCGCAGCaagttttcctgtttttttatttttatgtattttatttattttttttgtaagactGGTCATAATTTTAAagtctgttttatatatatatatatatattttatatatatatatattttatatatattttatattatattattttatatataagatatggtatatattttttatataagatatggtatatatatattatataaaaaaaaaaaaaaaaataaaatatatatatatatatatatatatatatatatatatatatatatatatatatatatatatatatatatatatatatatatatatatatatatatatatatatatatatatattttatttttatatatatatatatatatacacttatatcTGCTTtatatgtgattttatatatatattatttttatatatatatatatatatatatagtgattcttttttttatctttttttgttaactgtatttttgttatcaAATCTTCAGATAGTGGATGAAACACTCTTGTTATCATTAACATGTATTATGGGAtgaagggatttttttttttttaaggtttaaggGAAACAGTTAAGCATTGAGCAAATTCACAAATCGAAAGGGACTTTATTTCACGTAATAATGaagtatttattgcatttatattttctatatatatatatatatatatatatatatagtgagtgGGGTTCAAAAGACTAACCACAAGCTCATTAAAACCTGCAGATACAGGTTtgggatttttaaaaacatgtattgcATCTGATGCTGCCTTATTTCTAGGTCAGTAATCccgtaaacaaaaaaaaaaaaaaaagaagaaacgaAGCATGACTCCTTCGTTCAAAAGTTCaaatttttgtgcataaaagCTGACGGCGTGCTCTTTG is drawn from Puntigrus tetrazona isolate hp1 chromosome 7, ASM1883169v1, whole genome shotgun sequence and contains these coding sequences:
- the LOC122348948 gene encoding equilibrative nucleoside transporter 2 isoform X2, which translates into the protein MTLLSQLPLLLFTLLNSFLYQWISEKVRIAGSLVFILLLFILTAVLVKIPMEEDRFFSVTMATIWFINSFGAVLQGSLFGLVGLLPQRYSAVFMSGQGLAGTFAALAMIFAIASEADSESAALGYFITPCVGTLVTLISYMLLPKLEFARFYLNNKSKSYELETSRQLLPTDAAEDSVKTGDPSPASVANGNPSPAENDEEEAVKQAFITLPSPQKSSVLQVFRKIWVMAFCVTFVFTVTLSVFPAVTVDVKTLYGGKWERYFIPVVCFLFFNVMDFFGRTVTLVSKWPSRDSRLFPALVVCRVIFVPLLMMCNVQERNYTPVLFSNDAMFAAIMVLFSVSSGYFVCLSMTYAPQLVEPKDGETAGALMTFFLALGLSLGAAVSFPLRFLI